In the Helianthus annuus cultivar XRQ/B chromosome 11, HanXRQr2.0-SUNRISE, whole genome shotgun sequence genome, one interval contains:
- the LOC110920452 gene encoding xyloglucan endotransglucosylase/hydrolase protein 15, producing MGHSSHNTCAVALAISCLIVAASAGSFYDEMDITFGGERAKISNGGQDLSLSLDQYSGSGFQSKHEYLFGRFDMQLKLVPGNSAGTVTTFYLSSQGAGHDEIDFEFLGNTTGSPYTIHTNVYSQGKGDKEQQFHLWFDPTAAFHTYTIVWNAQRIIFLIDNIPVRVFNNHEAAGVPFPKSQPMRVYASLWNADDWATQGGRVKTDWKNAPFTAYYRKFNANADKVGPNSRSTSSVNDNQAWRTQGVDAAGRNRIRWVQNKHMIYNYCNDRRRFTNGLPAECTRSRFL from the exons ATGGGACATTCAAGCCATAATACTTGTGCAGTTGCTCTAGCAATTTCATGTCTGATTGTAGCTGCATCGGCAGGAAGTTTTTATGACGAAATGGACATCACTTTTGGAGGCGAACGTGCTAAAATTTCCAATGGCGGTCAGGATCTCTCCCTTTCACTCGATCAGTACTCCGGGTCGGGTTTCCAGTCCAAGCACGAGTACCTCTTTGGAAGGTTCGACATGCAACTCAAACTAGTACCTGGAAACTCTGCTGGTACAGTCACCACCTTCTAT TTATCGTCACAAGGCGCAGGGCATGATGAGATAGACTTTGAGTTCTTGGGCAACACCACAGGAAGCCCTTACACAATCCACACCAACGTATACTCGCAAGGGAAAGGAGATAAGGAACAACAGTTTCACCTATGGTTCGACCCAACTGCCGCCTTCCACACCTACACTATTGTATGGAACGCACAAAGAATCAT TTTCTTGATTGATAACATACCAGTGAGGGTGTTTAACAACCATGAGGCTGCTGGAGTTCCCTTTCCCAAGAGCCAACCGATGAGAGTGTACGCCAGCCTGTGGAATGCAGATGACTGGGCAACCCAGGGTGGGCGTGTGAAAACTGACTGGAAAAACGCACCTTTCACCGCTTACTACAGGAAATTCAATGCCAATGCCGATAAAGTTGGTCCTAACTCAAGGTCGACAAGCTCTGTAAATGACAACCAGGCATGGAGAACTCAAGGAGTCGATGCAGCTGGCCGAAACAGGATTAGGTGGGTGCAGAACAAGCACATGATCTACAACTACTGCAATGACCGCAGACGCTTTACTAACGGTCTTCCTGCTGAATGCACACGCTCCAGATTCCTCTAA
- the LOC110920451 gene encoding xyloglucan endotransglucosylase/hydrolase 2: protein MGHSSHNACAIALAISCLIVAASAGSFYDEMDITFGGEHAKISNGGQDLSLSLDQYSGSGFQSKHEYLFGRFDMQLKLVPGNSAGTVTTFYLSSQGAGHDEIDFEFLGNTTGSPYTIHTNVYSQGKGDKEQQFHLWFDPTAAFHTYTIVWNAQRIIFLIDNIPVRVFNFLVTELIFINNHEAAGVPFPKSQPMRVYASLWNADDWATQGGRVKTDWKNAPFTAYYRKFNANADKVGPNSRSTSSVNDNQAWRTQGVDAAGRNRIRWVQNKHMIYNYCNDRTRFTNGLPAECKRSRFL from the exons ATGGGACATTCAAGCCATAATGCTTGTGCAATTGCTCTAGCAATTTCATGTCTGATTGTAGCTGCATCGGCAGGAAGTTTTTATGACGAAATGGACATCACTTTTGGAGGTGAACATGCTAAAATTTCCAATGGCGGTCAGGATCTATCCCTTTCACTCGATCAGTACTCCGGTTCAGGTTTCCAGTCCAAGCACGAGTACCTCTTTGGAAGGTTCGACATGCAACTCAAACTAGTACCTGGAAACTCTGCTGGTACTGTCACCACCTTCTAT TTATCGTCACAAGGAGCGGGGCATGATGAGATAGACTTTGAGTTCTTGGGCAACACCACAGGAAGCCCTTACACAATCCACACCAATGTATACTCGCAAGGGAAAGGAGATAAGGAACAACAGTTTCACCTATGGTTCGACCCAACTGCCGCCTTCCACACCTACACTATTGTATGGAACGCACAAAGAATCAT TTTCTTGATTGATAACATACCAGTGAGGGTGTTTAAct TCTTGGTTACCGAATTGATCTTCATTAACAACCATGAGGCTGCTGGAGTTCCCTTTCCCAAGAGCCAACCGATGAGAGTGTATGCCAGCCTGTGGAATGCAGATGACTGGGCAACCCAGGGTGGGCGTGTGAAAACTGACTGGAAAAATGCACCTTTCACCGCTTACTACAGGAAATTCAATGCCAATGCCGATAAAGTTGGTCCTAACTCAAGGTCGACAAGCTCTGTAAATGACAACCAGGCATGGAGAACTCAAGGAGTCGATGCAGCTGGCCGAAACAGGATTAGGTGGGTGCAGAACAAGCACATGATCTACAACTACTGCAATGACCGCACACGCTTTACTAACGGTCTTCCTGCTGAATGCAAACGCTCCAGATTCCTCTAA